AAAATGGCACATGGGATCTTTCAAACAACCAAACGATGTCGCCTTAGCAAGGCtccagctagcttaatgctaagacGCGATGGAAAATGCCATTGACGGGCTAACGCAGGACCTCGATTCatggcatttgcattcatttcattaggGAAAGATGAATTTTGTGTTTGGAGATACAAGCATGCGGACGGAACAAGTTCAACGTAAAAATGGAACTTGAGCCCCTCAGCAGTGCCATATGAGAAATTGTATCGCCCGTAGGTCCATCACTCGGGCGTACTACCGGAACTCTGTGGGAGGGCTGCTCCTGTTCGACATCACCAACCGCCGCTCCTTCCAGAACGTGCACGAGTGGCTGGAGGAGGCGCGCAGTCACGTGCAGCCGCACAGCATCGTCTTCCTGCTGGTGGGCCACAAATGCGACCTGGACGCTCAGCGGCAGGTGCGTGCCAGCCAACGCTGACCCGCCTCTCGCAACAATGGGGAAGTAGTGCGGCTGAATTACAACTCGCAAAACAACTTGCGTCCTCTACTTACAGTGCATATGAAAAGTCTACACGCCCCTGTTCAGACGGCcgcttattattatttcaaaactGACAGCAAGATCCATCACTTTTAAACTGTTTCACCATTTATGTGACCTATAGCTgcatagaaaaaaatattgaaaggtGAATtaaaataagggcggcccggtagtcctgtggttagcacgtcggcttcacagtgcagaggtaccgggttcgattccagctccggcctccctgtgtggagtttgcatgttctccccgggcctgcgtgggttttctccgggtgctccggtttcctcccacattccaaaaacatgcatggcaggctgattgaacactctaaattgtccctaggtgtgagtgtgagtgcgaatggttgttcgtctctgtgtgccctgcgattggctggcaaccgattcagggtgtcccccgcctactgcccgaagacggctgggataggctccagcatcccccgcgaccctagtgaggatcaagcggtttggaaaatggatggatggatgaattaaaatgaacaaCTGAACTGCCACTATCTATAGTGGCCTCTGATTAACCccgaataaagttcagctgttctagtcGGCCTGACCTTGGTTCCATGACTCTGTAACAACCATTTTCCTACCtgtgttttggggatttttgcaacattttgaaACCAATGTTGAACCTTTTGGCCACAATTCCAAATGTTTGTATACCAACCCAACGTTGCTCATCACCAAAGATGAATCAGAGTTAGCACAATACCTTCAGGGGGATGCTGTGTGCACACTTCTGCAACCATGTTacctgaggttaaaaaaaaaaaaatcccctatcAAATagctaaaattaaaaatggagtTACACAAGTTAGAGCTaccattaataaaaaaaaactttggtcattttttttaaatttcaggaCGCATCATTTGAACAAGGATGAATAGACTTCTTATATTCTCTGTACACAGAAGTATGTAAAAAAAGGACTGATTCGACTCCTTTTTtaagttaaaagttaaaaaaaaaagagaaactgaaATGCAgtcaagtaaaaatattttttccaccctgtccccctccaaaaaatatatatatacataaaataaaaataaaatacccattttgatacattgtactGGGAAGAAAAGACAATTTCTCTTTTTCCGGGCCAATCTTACAGGTGAGCCGGCAGGAGGCGGAAAGGCTGGCGGGGGTGTACGGCATGCGCTACATCGAGACATCGGCACGCGACGCCATCAACGTGGAGCGCGCCTTCACCGAGCTCACCAAAGATATCTTCGCCCTGGTGCGCTCCGGGGAGATCAGCATCCAGGAGGGCTGGGAGGGCGTCAAGAGCGGCTTCGTCCCCAATGTAGTTCATTCTTCCGAGGAGGTGACCAAGAGTGACCGCCGCTGCATCTGCTGATGGGGGGGGGCCTGCTGGCCGCAAAGAGGCGGACGTCTTTTGCTCATCTGGGGCAAGTCGGCAGAAGGACAACTGAGCGGCGGTGCTCTTTTTTTGGATCATTAGTGGAGAAAGTCGCTTCCCAAATACTAATACAGTACACGCGCTTGTCCAGGCTCCAAGTGGGTCTCCTCCAATATGCAATTCGGTCATGACACACGCAAACTCGATCCACTTGGGATTGTTGTCCCATCTGATTGGGGACTGACTTTCTGCTTGCGTTCACGAAGGACTCCGGGTGGAGCCACACTGCAAACTGGAAAGAGTCGGCAGAGCGTCACACTGAACGTTTCAGGATGTTGCGTTTCCGGGAGGCTAGCAATGCCCTTCCACACGAGACAACCTAGCGATGTTGGTCCAGCTGGCGTTTAGTCAGCCTCCGCCGCCATCCCACCTTTCATGTTTGTAACCTGCTTTCGCCACATCATTCATTATTGGGAtgcatcaaaatgaaaatagcCGGCCAAAACCAAAAGAAAGGATACCTTCAAATTCtacaaggaaaaataaatacagtgatccctcgctatttcgcggttcgtttatcgcggattcggtgcaccacagattttttcaaacatattcataaaaataaaataaaaaatgtccatatacatagagtacagtactgtaaacattatgttgctctatgtgaccccctgttgttttgcagcttctcccatttttttttttaacctgtatatgttaattggttgctacttcgcggattttcatttatcgcaggttcttttggtccccattaaccgtgataaacgagggattactgtaaatcTCGCCGCCTACCTTTGCTGACTTCAGTGGGCCTGGAGGCGTGGCCGACCAAGGCGCACCGTGGGCGGCCATGGCGGCATGACGCACCGCTACTTCTGacatgaaacccccccccccccatttttttttcttcatattttaaCTTTACcctgggtggcccggtggttagTGCAtcaaactcacagtgcagaggtaccgcgttcaattccagctctggcctcctaGTGTGGCTGgcgtttccatgttctccccgggcctgtgtgggttttctccgggtactcctgtttcctcccacattccaaaaacatacatggcaggctgattgaatactctacattggccctaggtgtgagtgtgagcgcggattgttgttcatctgtgtgtgcctgccctgcgattggctggcaaccagttcagggtgtcccccgcctactgcccaaagacggctgggatcagctccagctacccttgtgaggattaagcggatcagaaaattggtTGGATGGAATTTTACCTTGAGCTCCAAGGTAATGTGCCCCATGAGATCCAACCAGTCATGTTTCACACTGGTTAGACCTCCCAGATGACAGAACGCTTTCTTTAAAAGTTTTCACCCGCATCATCACAGGCATGTAATTTTGCTAGCCGAGAACTGAAGCTGCACTTTCAGGGCCATTTTCGGTGCATCCCTACTAATGTATCACAAATGAAGTCGCCCTTCGCTGCGCCACGTGGTTAAGCTTTACTATTAGCCCCTTGGCTCTGACTGACATCATCATCGGGAAGTTAACAAGAAAGGTGGACATTGCCATCGCTGCCGGAATGTGTGGTTTGCTGATTCGTATAGTCTCTGAAATAAAACCACTGGCCATGATGTGTGCaagtctgtgatttttttttccccctgggaCACAAGCAGCACAGTCATGTTCAAAATCTTTTATTTGACCTGCTGACATTGTTTTCGACTCCCTTCCCAATCTTGGGACACAGCCTCTCTTCCATGCACTTCTGCTCGTCTTGTATCGGGATACGAGAAATGCGGTCAATACATTCTGCATCGAGTGtccagttgcccccccccctccccccacccagcCCAATTTTTGACTTTGGGGAAATAATACGTCACGTGCTGAAAGATTCCAAGTGACAAACTTCAGTTCTGTCCGATGGCCCACTGCTGTTCTTTGTGTCCTAATGACAGACAAATAAATAGAGTCCAAAGAAAAAGCACCAAAATAAGTGCGGAAGGAGCAGAAGCACACGATGAGAGTCACCGTGCATGTTTTCGGCATCTGCGTTTCCTCCAGTAATCAACTGAAAAAGTCTCGTTTGTTCATTTGGACCTGAAAATAGACTTGGCCCTCGATCCGTCTCGCATATTGATTGGAGAGAAAAATCATTGGCGGTGGGGTGGGGCGGGCTTCATCTAATCTTAAGACTTGTCTGCTGATTTGAGAAGGCTCTCTCTGCTCCTCCTTTTCACATCCCAGTTGTAGACTCGCGCCATGTCTGAGGTGAGCGGGGGTCAAGGGCCAAAAGGTACACAACTGGCAACAAAtacggagacacacacacacacacacacacacacacatagaagcGTTGCCGACACGTGGAAGGATACTGACTTCGGTGGTGGTGAACTGGTCTCGCAAGAAATCTAGGTCCTCCTCAAGGGTCTCTAAATTGCGAGACGCCgtgcacagattcttctccagCAGGGCCTGAGCGTCATCGATGTCGTACTCCAACATGACGTTTGCCTATGTGGTGGAGTCCGAGCGTACAATTAGCCGAGGTGAGAAGATCACCCGTGTGTGCTccccacacgcacgcactcagtTGACTTACTCCGAGCCATAAGCACACTTTGTCAGTGGGCGGTACGGAAGCCTTGCAGTAAACGTTGTCGGCCAACATGAAGCGCGTCTCCATGGGCTCTGTGGTCTCCTGGTGACGAGGACAACAAAGTAACGCAAGTTTCAAGACAAGAACGGCCGTCGGAAAAAGTCCAACGCACcttctttttttgcatgtgtcgCAGGATTTCTAGCGTCTGTCTGATCTGTGGGATCTGGTTTCTCAACCTGAAAGCCAGCAGAGGATGGAATTACATAAGGAAGCAGGGAAGGAAGGCCGACAGGCCAACGGGCTCGGCCCCTCCCGTTCCGCCTACCTGAGCTTCTTCTGCGACAGGTTGACTTCCATGTATTTGTACTTTTGGTACTGCTCATCAAGCTTCCTCAGAGCAGAGTCCGCCTTCTCATTGCCAGGCAGCTTCATGAACGAGTCGACATCTTCCTGTAAAATTCAACACGGGAGAAGGCAAAACAATGAGCAACTTCATGTGCTTTCTTATTTCTAggttcaatttatttttaaaattgtagtaTTCCATGTTAAAGACGTACAAAGCAATTAAGAGTCTATTTTAgcagaatagattttttttaattgaaaaggtATTTCAAAAAGCTCTTTCATGGCATTTAATCGCAAAAACAGACAACACAGTGCAGAAAACAGACAGGCCCAAATTGTCCACATAATTACACTGTAATAGTACGTATTATGCTTTGTGAATacaaattaacaacaggtgctTGTATGCGAAGTACACTGTCTTAACCTAAACTTTACCTCAACTTCAATTAACTTAAACATCGGTGAAGGCTTGCTCGTGGAACCTGCAGACCTGATCGCTAACGCTCAAATCACAGAATTTGTAAAGGTAATTTTGGCTTATTTGGGAGAACCCTTTTTTGGCCCGACTCCCTAAAAAGTGCCTGGGTCTTGTTTTTCCAATTTTCTGCTAAACTATAGTTGTTGGTACATAATTATATGCTGTGCCTTTGAGCAAGGCAACTTAGCTACCTCCGCCAGCTCAAGCATGGAAACCCGCTTCTCGCGTGTGGCATGCAACTCAAATACATCGCTGCATTTCTCGTTGGGGGATTGCAATGGGTATAAAATGATTTGCAATGGGTCCTTGATGATAGAAAGATGCTCATCCCAATACGCGAATTTAAACGTAGCTTACAGGATTTTGGAATTCATTGAGAACGATGGCGGCTGCTGACGCCTGGCCGCACAACGGAACTATAATAACTTCAGTTTCAAACCCGTAAATGGTCTTGCACATACTTTTGAGTTGCATGTTAGCGCGTTAGCtctgtgttagcatgaagctctCAAAACGCTTCCTACAAGCACCGAGAGAGACGACGCTCCACAGCCAATGTGTGGCTCCGCACATGTCACGCGCGAGACGGGCCAGCGTTCACGTACCACGAACACTGCTTCGGGGATACCGAGATGCTTTTTCTTGGATGCCTGCACGGCATTGCTGTCTATGGTGGCCGCCATCGTGGGGTGGGGTAaggttctttctttttcccttCCTTCTACCCTCCCTTCCTTCCACCCTCCTTTCTTTGCTTCGATATGTTACAAGAGGCCTAGCGTGCAGTGGCTCCCTCTAGTAGGCCACTCGTCGCAACTGCACTCACCGTCTCAAACTGTTTACcaccccaaaacatttcttaCACCATCACGACTAACGTTTAGATACACTAGAAAAGTGGTCATTAAAAAGGAGACCGTTgtcttattttaaaaagtcatgttTAAATGAAACTAACTAAGTTATGTACTTAAAGAACATTTGTTCCAGTATACGACATGTCCctggtggtctagtggttaggattcggcgctctcaccgccgcggcccgggttcgattcccggtcagggaacaGCCATTTTGACTGTTTGGTATTTAGGCCTCTGTCCACAGCGGGGTGGCTTAATAGTAACGACATAAATATGTGTTAAGTTGATTCTTTTTACTTATCATGCCTTTGCATACTAATAATGATAAATCGGTTATGCTTGCAATGAAGAACACTTGTGCTTTTAATAGAAATATAAAGCTTTTAATGAagatatgcacacatttataaTGTAAGAATGCTTAGTGCACTGGGTGGCGGTTGAGGGACGCAGTTGAGGGACGCTACCACCTTTCCGAGAAAGTGGTTGGAAAGACAAAACAAGAGCTAGGTCGGACGTGGACGGAActgtcaacaccagctgcaatttttgtgtttttgttgatttttttgttgattacACACATGTACCCGGTACTTAAttttcactcacatacacacacatagtcaaacatgTTCAGTCTATCTTCAACAGCCCTCATTCTTTAGGTTGGACATGGCCATGTATTagattcccaataaatgagaggGGAGATCCTTGGGTGACGTGCAGAGAACTGAAACCAACGCGTCTCCTCGTCccctgtgcatttttccagtgttAAATGGGATCGACATTGCAACATAGCCATGCAAAATAAATACCTGGCAGGCGACAAAAACGTCATGTTAGTGTGCAGCAGctcattcattctttttgtttttcctagtACTGCATGCAGAGCTCGTCCCATGCACTGTTCAAGGCTGCCAAGTGGCTTATCTACCCAATGTCAATCCATGCACTGTCTTACAGAATCAGTCGAGTAAGCGTGGAGAGCATTTTTTCTTATCTCCTGCCTTAGTTAGCAAAGCCAATTTCAAATGGTCCACATATGACCTTTAACCCTTGTGTTACATAAACATTGATTAAAgttggaagattttgctcttgtgttgATTTAGAAATCCAGCCCGTGAATGCATAAATGAGATCTTACATTTTTACCTGACTCAGACCAACATGAATTTGTATGTTTGAAGACATGATTGGTGGTTCACAGCTTCAaatctagtcattaaatttcataatgagggaaggcacaacacaacccAATGATAGCAAAGTTGTCACTGAAGTGACATAATTTCATGGCACAAGACAATCATTTCTCCCACATCATTAGCCGTGATGTTTCTTCTCATGTGTCAAGACAAATGTGCATCTTGCGAACATAATCTATCAAACAATGTAATATTATCGGAATATTCTGGCAAATAGCAGCGTAACAGAAGCAGTTATAAAACAAAGACTTAAAAACCCAAAGTCACAAGTCATCcaaatcaaggccttcactgtacaCTTGCACATTCGACCTCCTCCCAGAAAGCTAACAACATCCCACCTACGTCCACTGATGACCACTTAACACGAACAAAAATTGTGTCTGTGACTTACAAACAACCTTCGAAGCATCCCGTGACCTTTTGGCCCTTTTCGACCGAAACAGATGATGACCTCCTctttcgtagcatcactgtgtccaacctcacctgcctgttccttttttttttattctcaacatactcaactccCATTTTCAACTTAGTCGAGCTCCGTTGGCGCTGTCTCCGAAATTGACCTCTATTCTTGCTTGTTTAAAG
This window of the Hippocampus zosterae strain Florida chromosome 1, ASM2543408v3, whole genome shotgun sequence genome carries:
- the LOC127598180 gene encoding ras-related protein Rab-39B, whose translation is MEAIWLYQFRLIVIGDSTVGKSCLIRRFTEGRFAQVSDPTVGVDFFSRLVEIEPGKRIKLQIWDTAGQERFRSITRAYYRNSVGGLLLFDITNRRSFQNVHEWLEEARSHVQPHSIVFLLVGHKCDLDAQRQVSRQEAERLAGVYGMRYIETSARDAINVERAFTELTKDIFALVRSGEISIQEGWEGVKSGFVPNVVHSSEEVTKSDRRCIC
- the vbp1 gene encoding prefoldin subunit 3; translated protein: MAATIDSNAVQASKKKHLGIPEAVFVEDVDSFMKLPGNEKADSALRKLDEQYQKYKYMEVNLSQKKLRLRNQIPQIRQTLEILRHMQKKKETTEPMETRFMLADNVYCKASVPPTDKVCLWLGANVMLEYDIDDAQALLEKNLCTASRNLETLEEDLDFLRDQFTTTEVNMARVYNWDVKRRSRESLLKSADKS